In Pseudomonas fakonensis, one DNA window encodes the following:
- a CDS encoding HU family DNA-binding protein: MALTKDQLIADIAESIDAPKTTARAALEQLGQIVADQLENGAEITLPGIGKLKVSERPARTGRNPSTGAAIEIAAKKVVKFVPAKSLSDSINK; encoded by the coding sequence ATGGCACTGACCAAAGACCAACTGATTGCCGATATCGCTGAATCGATCGACGCGCCAAAAACCACCGCGCGCGCTGCCCTGGAGCAACTGGGCCAGATCGTCGCTGACCAACTGGAAAACGGCGCCGAAATCACCCTGCCAGGCATCGGCAAGCTGAAAGTCTCCGAGCGTCCTGCCCGTACCGGCCGCAACCCTTCGACTGGCGCTGCCATCGAAATCGCTGCCAAGAAAGTCGTCAAGTTCGTTCCGGCCAAGTCCCTGAGCGACTCGATCAACAAGTAA
- the rlmF gene encoding 23S rRNA (adenine(1618)-N(6))-methyltransferase RlmF, with product MNQKPTLHPRNRHQGRYDFPALIKAHPDLARFTITNPHGKPSIDFANPEAVRVFNRALLKAQYGIQHWDIPADYLCPPIPGRADYIHVAADLLAEDNNGEVPRGAQVRALDIGVGANCIYPLLGHSDYRWRFTGSDIDPVALASAKAIVQANQLDKAIGLRLQAERKHILSGLLQEGERFAVTLCNPPFHASREEATRGSQRKWKNLGKQDPKRKLPVLNFGGQNNELWCEGGEIRFVTQLVGESVQYAEQVLWFTSLVSKASNLPGIEAALKKAGVKAVRIVEMGQGQKQSRMVAWSFHDDEARKAWLAR from the coding sequence ATGAACCAGAAACCCACCCTGCACCCGCGCAACCGCCACCAGGGCCGCTACGACTTCCCGGCGCTGATCAAGGCCCACCCGGACCTGGCGCGCTTCACCATCACCAACCCCCACGGCAAGCCCAGCATCGACTTCGCCAACCCCGAAGCCGTGCGGGTGTTCAACCGTGCGCTACTCAAGGCCCAGTACGGTATCCAGCACTGGGACATCCCCGCCGACTACCTGTGCCCGCCGATTCCGGGGCGCGCCGACTACATCCACGTAGCCGCCGACCTGCTGGCCGAAGACAACAACGGTGAAGTGCCGCGCGGTGCCCAGGTGCGCGCCCTGGACATCGGCGTAGGCGCCAACTGCATCTACCCGCTGCTGGGCCACAGCGATTACCGCTGGCGCTTCACCGGCTCCGACATCGACCCAGTGGCCCTGGCCTCGGCCAAGGCCATCGTGCAGGCCAACCAGCTCGACAAGGCCATCGGCCTGCGCCTGCAAGCCGAGCGCAAGCACATCCTCAGCGGTTTGCTGCAAGAGGGCGAGCGTTTCGCGGTGACCCTGTGCAACCCGCCCTTCCATGCCTCGCGCGAAGAGGCCACCCGTGGCAGCCAGCGCAAGTGGAAGAACCTTGGCAAGCAGGACCCCAAGCGCAAGCTGCCGGTGCTGAACTTCGGCGGGCAGAACAACGAGCTGTGGTGCGAGGGCGGCGAGATCCGCTTCGTGACGCAACTGGTCGGTGAAAGCGTGCAGTACGCCGAACAGGTGCTGTGGTTCACCAGCCTGGTGTCCAAGGCCAGCAACCTGCCGGGCATCGAGGCGGCGCTGAAAAAAGCCGGGGTGAAGGCTGTGCGCATCGTCGAGATGGGCCAGGGGCAGAAGCAGAGCCGCATGGTGGCGTGGAGCTTCCATGACGATGAGGCGCGCAAGGCCTGGCTGGCCAGATAA